The following are from one region of the Capsicum annuum cultivar UCD-10X-F1 chromosome 1, UCD10Xv1.1, whole genome shotgun sequence genome:
- the LOC107849603 gene encoding uncharacterized protein LOC107849603 isoform X1 encodes MWQCPSTISVFYEHFLESLYCIFTINHHTVSSFSSSSSSQTPTPILDPNRNGNTNFSESLICLSLYHILKCHNGLNFRFRIYHRFTSLASMRSVNLRYMSLQSQMNYVFLYLKEDKPHGSARGLYTLKHELTCWKKYGILMWFSLLELLPKVCQ; translated from the exons ATGTGGCAGTGCCCCTCCACAATTAGTGTTTTCTATGAACACTTTCTAGAATCCTTGTATTGCATCTTCACAATCAATCATCATACAgtttcctctttttcttcctcATCAAGCTCTCAAACGCCAACTCCAATCTTGGATCCAAACAGAAATGGGAACACTAACTTCTCAG AATCATTGATTTGCCTCTCTCTCTATCATATTCTAAAGTGTCACAACGGGTTAAATTTCAG ATTCCGAATCTACCACAGATTTACCTCATTGGCTTCTATGAGGAGCGTGAATTTGCGATATATGTCTCTTCAATCTCAAATGAACTACGTATTCCT ATACCTAAAGGAGGACAAACCACATGGTTCAGCCAGAGGCCTTTACACTTTGAAACATGAATTAACTTGTTGGAAAAAGTACGGCATCCTAATGTGGTTCAGTTTATTGGAGCTCTTACCCAAAGTATGCCAATGA